The genomic segment CTCCCCGTGCGGGATCAGCGGCTAGCGCGGACCTGATTGGTGAGGGAACTTCGGATTAGACAACGCTGTTCGAGGCTAGACGCGAGGTGGCAGCTGGAGCGGCCACCCGTTCTCGTACGCCGGCCAGTGTGTCGACGCTCACGCGAGCGCGCGCAAAACGCCGGCTCGAGTCGGACTCGTAGGCGAGCTCCTTGACGCTGGCCGCGACGATGACCCCTCCTGAAACCGCCGACGCACAGGGTGACACCGGCGTCGAGAGCACAACCTCCGTAGTGATGGAACCCGGCGGCCCTGCACAAATCAGGCCCTGGGATGGGATTAAAAGTCTTGACCCCACAGCTGCAGCGCGAAGCAAGAGGCTGAAAGTGCCTGCGGCTGATTGATTGATTGATGCCAGCAGCTAGCTGCAACGACGTGCACCTCGCGGAGACAAGCCGGTACTCCAGACGGTACTCCGCACTGGTACTTGGGCTACCTAGTTCCGGGGCGAACCGCCCGACACGATCGTCGCTCGGCCAGTGAGTACACAGACCTCGGCACCTCGCTGCATCTGGAGCTCGATCGTCACCTGGCAGTCTCGGCCAGCAACTTCCTCGACCGAGGACACCCTCCCGCCGCAGGTCACCATGTCCCCGGGCGCGATCGTGTCTTTGAAGCGGACCAGAAGCTCGCGAACGCTCTCCGGGCCGAAGAGATCGACGCAGTATGTTCCGACGTACCCGGCTTGGAGCATGCCGACGCTGATGACGCTCTCATACCCGGCTTCGCGGGCGAAGGGCTCGTCGTGGTGGATCGGGTTGAAGTCGCCGCTCGCACCCTGGTAACGGACGATGTCGGTTCTCGTGATCGGACCGAACTCCCTCGACGGGAGCTCCTGGCCCTCCGCCAGCTCACTCAGCCTCATGCGGAAGCACCCGTCTCGATCGTCGTCGACCATGCCTGGGCTACGAGTCGTCCGGTCTCGTCGGTGAAGTCGCTGACGATACGAGCCAGTCGCATGGTGCCTCCGCGGCGACCATCCTTCTCGTTGACCGACTCGACGCGGATCTCGACTACGAGCCTGTCGCCGGCGCGAGGCATGGACCCGTAGAAGCGGTACTCCTGTTCCCCGTGGAGCACGCGACGGAGGTCCATTCCGAGCGCCTGGTACGGCCGCGGAACATCAGGAGGCTGCCAGAGAGCGGCCGACGCGAGGAACGTCGGAGGGATCGGCGGGCGCTCGTCGTTGAAGTACGCGGAATGCGTCGCGCCGGTTGCTCGTGCGAACTCGCGAATCTTGCCTCGCTCGATCATCATCTCGAACCGCCCGAGGACGCGATTGGTGGTGCCGTCTTCGTTCCCAGGCGTCGCCACCGGGCTAGCGTCGCGGGTCGAATCGTCGGGCGCCGTCACGCGGCTGTCCTCCTCACGGAGCGCCGCGGACGTGGAGTGTCTGGCCTGTGACGTAGCCCGAGTCGTCTCCGCAGAAGAACGCGATGACCGATGCAATCTCGTCCGCCTGGCCCACGCGTCCGAGCGGGAGGCGTTCCGCATAGGCGCGCGTGATCTCCCCGTAGTCCTGTCCGGTTCGCTCGGCGATCGCTCGCGTCATACGAGTGTCAATGAAGCCCGGAGCGACAACGTTGACGCGGATGTCGAAGCGCCCGAGCTCGATCGCGAGCGTTCGGGCGAGTCCCTCGATGCCGGACTTCGCCGCCGAGTAGTTCGCCTGACCGCGATTACCTCGTGCCGACCCCGAGGAGAGAAAGACCATCGCCCCGCGCTTACGGGCGACCATCTCCCGTTGCGCCGCCTGGGCGCAGAGGAAGGTGCCCGTGAGGTGCGTCCGGATCACGGAGTCCCAGTCCTCGTCGCTCAGCTTGTGGATCAGATTGTCGCGCGTGATCCCGGCGCAGGTGACGAGGATGTCGAGGGAGCCGAAATCGCCGACGGCTCGGCTGACTGCGGCCTCGACGTCTTCCCTACTGGTCACGTCGCATGAGACTGCGAGCGCGCGTCCGCCAGTGGCGACGATCTCGTCGCGGACCTCCCCCCCGGGTGCACTCTCGAGGGCGGCGAGGACGAGGGCTGCGCCTTCTCGCCCAAAGCGCCGCGACGTGGCCGCGCCGATGCCGCGGCCGCCACCCGTCACGAGCGCCACTCGACCGCCAAGATCAGCCATCTGCGACGGTCTCCACGGGGGTGAAGCGGACGAGCGCCGTGCCAGTCCCAGTATCGGCGAAGCGAACTTCCACGAGCTGGCCGATCCGGAGCTTCTCAGAGTCGCAGTCGACGATGTTGGTCAGCATGCGTGGCCCCTCCTCGAGCTCGACGTAGGCAAGGATGTACGGGCCGATGCCTTCGTACGGGCCCGTTCCACGGTGGTTGATCGTGAAGCTGTAAACGAGTCCACGTCCGCTTGCCTCGAACCAGTCGAGGTTCGAGCTTGAGCAGTCGGGACAGATGCCGCGCGGATACCAGACGACAGCCGCGCACTCGGAGCAACGCTGGAGCCGCAGGCGTTGCTCGCCCGTCGCCTCCCAGAACCGACGGGCTTCGGGGCTGACGACTGGCTCGGGCCTCGGCAGCTCGCCCGTCATGCGTCCTCCCGACCGAGGATCAGCGTCGCGCTCCCCATACGCGTGCCCAAGGATCCGCCCGTGCCGTGGGCGAGCGCGAGCTGGCAATCCCCCACCTGCACGGCGGGATTGGCCTCATCCCGAAGCTGGCGGACCGCTTCGATGATCTTCGTCATGCCACCCCGATTGCTCGGGTGGTTGTTGCAGAGCCCACCCCCGTCCGTGTTTAACGGGAGCTCGCCGTCCGGGGCACGCAGCGCCCCGCTCTCCACGTAGGGGCCACCTGCGCCCTTCTCGCAGAAGCCGAGGTCCTCGATCGTTTCGAGGACGGTGATGGTGAACGAGTCGTAGATAGAGGCGTAGTCGATGTCCTTCGGAGTGGTGCCGGCTTCCTCGAATGCCAACGGGCCGGACCAGACGGCGCCGGTGTACGTCAGGTCGACCCGGCCGTTGTCTGTGTGCTTCGGCGACTCTCCGTGGCCGAGGATCTTGATGCAGTCGCGTTCGAGGGCCTGTGCGATCTCGGGCGCGACGACAACGACTGCGCCGCCGCCATCGGTGACCACGCAGCAGTCCAGGCGGTGGAGGGGGTCGCTGACCATCGGCGACTCGAGCACTTCCTCGACCGTCACCTCCTTCTGGAGGAGCGCGTTCGGGTTGTGCTTGGCGTGGCGCGACGCGGTGACCTTGATCTCTGCGAGCTGCGCTGAGGTTGTGCCGAACTCGTGCATGTGGCGCTTAGCTGCGAGCGCGTAGAGCGAGGGAGTCGTGGGGCCGTACGCCACTTCGAATGATGTCTCCGGCGCCTGCGGGTCGCCCATGCTCCCTCCCGGCGGCGACCCACCGGTCCGCGGCTTCCCTGCCAAGGTAACCAGGGCGACCCGGCACTTCCCTACGGCGATCGCTGCGGCGGCGTGACCTACGTGTGCGACGTAGGACGAGCCGCCGCTCTCCGTCGTGTCGACGTACCGGGGACGCATGCCCATGTACTCGGCCATCGATATCCCCCCGAAGCCGGGTGCGTCGGCTGCGCAGAAGTAGCCGTCGACGTCGTCCAAGGAAAGCCCGGCGTCAGCGAGCGCTCCGAGCGCGACGTCCGCGTGGATCTGCGCGAGCGACGCATCCGGGATCTCCCGGAGCGGATGTTCGAAGGCGCCCGCGATGAACGCCTTGCCGCGAATGCTCACGGCGATCCACCATCCTGTCGAACGACGCCCGACGCGAGTAGCGCCCCGATCTCGTCGTCCTCCAGCCCGACCCAAGAGCGAAGAACCTCTCGCGTGTGCTCGCCGGGGGCGGGTGCGGCGCCTGCCGCCGGACGTTGCTCGTCGTCGAAGCGCATCGGGTTCCCGACGACGGTGGCGACCACGCCTCTCGGCGCAGGGTACTGGATGATCATGTCCCTGGTCCGAGCCTGTTCGGAGGCTGCGATCTCGGCCGGTCGAGCGACCTCAGCGGCGGGCACTCCGGCGTCGGTCAGCGTGCGAACCGCGCCGGCTCGATCCTGATCCGCCAACCAATCTTCGATGCCCGGAAGGATGATCGAGTCGAAGTGCTCCGCCCGAAGCGGCCCCGAGGCGAGCCGCTCGTCCTCGAGCCAGTCCTCGCGCCCGATTGCGTGGCAGAAGCGCCGCCAGATCCGCTCGCCGACGACGGAGATGCTCATGAAGCCGTCGCGGGCGCGGAAGACGCCCGAGGGAGCCGAGCCGAGATCAGCTGCGATGCCGGGAAGGATGTCGTCACCAAGCATGGCCGACATGCCGATCGCACGCTCGTTCATCGAGATCATCGCGTCGTACATGGCCATATCGATGCGCGCGCCGAGACCGTCGGCCTCGCGCCGGTAAAGGGCCATCGCGATCGCGGCGCTCGCGAGCGCGGCCGGATAGATGTCCCCGACGGGATAACCGGCAATTGTCGGACGCTCATCGCGCGAGCGGTAGATCAAGGTTCCGGCCGTCGCCTCCACGATCGGCGTGAAGGCGGCATAGTCGCGAAACGGGGACTCCGAGTGTCCGAAGCCGGTGATTGAGCAGTAGACGAGACGCTCGTTGAGGGCCCTGAGCCTGGACCAGCCAAACCCAAGCCTCTCGAGTACGCCCGGACGGAAGTTCTCGATGAGCACGTCGGCTTCATGCACGAGCCGCTCGAACAGCCGTTGTCCTTCCTCGCTCTTCAGTTCGAGGCAAATGGACTTCTTGCTGCGGTTGAAGCGGAGGAAGTAGACGGCGACCTGCGCGTTCCCGTCCCCCAGCATCGGCTCGAGCGCCCTCGTCTCTTCCCCTGACAGCGGCTCCACCTTGACGACCTCGGCTCCCTGATCAGCCAGGAGCATGGTGCAGTAGGGCCCGGCGATGAACCGCGTAAGATCGAGGACGCGGACGCCGTCGAGCGGTGGCTTACGCTCGCTGTTCACGCCTCCGCCTGCCGTGTCTCAAGCGACCGCCGCCGCTGCCTCCGATCATGGCAGGGAGAGCCCTTCACTCGGAGCTCGCTATCTCCCCTCGAACTGCGGCTCGCGGCGCTCGAGGCGGGCTTGCATGCCCTCGACGGCATCACGGCTGTCGAGCGCTGCCCGGACGAGCGCGTCTTCGCCCTCGCGGGGGGTGCCGATGCCGGCCTCTCCGATGCTGGCGAGCGCTGCCTTGACCGCGCGCAGGGAAAGCGGCGCGTTGCGCACGAGGCGGTTCACGACTCGGTCGACCTCGCCGGCGAAGCGCTCGTGGGGGACGACGGCGTTCACGACGTTGTGCTCCGCGAGCCTCTCGGCCGAGATCGGGTAGCCGAGAAGCACGAGCTCCCGGCCGAGCGCGGGTCCTGCGCGGTCGATCGTGCGACTCGTCAGGATCCAGGGAGGCGCGATTCCGAGCTGGGAGAGCGGCATGCCGAGTCGCGCCCCTTCGGCCGCCACGATCAGGTCGCAATGGAGGGTCATCATGGCGCCGCCCGCGATGGCGTCTCCCTGCATCGCCGCCACGATCGGGAGCGGATAGACACGCATCGCCTCGCAGAGACGAACGAGCGGGCTCTCCTGCGGCCAGCCCTTCTGGATCCGCTCGGAGAGATCAACGCCGGCGCAGAAGACGCGTCCCTCGCCTCGGATCAGCACGACACGCTCGTCGGGCTCCGGCTCGGTCTCGAAGGCTGCGACCAGCGCGTCGAACATCGGAGGCGACAAGGCATTGCGCTTCTCCGGGCGATCGAGAACGATCGTCTTGACCGCCCCGCCTCGTTCGAACTCAACTCTGACGTGTTCCAACAGTGATCCCCTTCCGCTCGACGATTCGCCTGTGCCAGCACCCGGCGCGCGAGCAATGTATACCACGGTATGCGATGACCATGTGCACGAGCCTGCGCGTCTTGTGATGGACCGGAAACCGTGAGGATCGCCATCATCGGGCTGGGCGCTATGGGTCAGCCGATCGCTCGTCGCCTCGCGGCGGCCGACGCGCTCGAGCTCACCCTCTACGACGTCGATCCCGCTCGCGCGGACGCGCTCGCCGGGCTGGGCCGCAGGGCGACTTCGGTTGCCGACGCGATCTCGGACGCAGATGTCATCCTGACGATCCTGCCCGCCGACGAGCACGTCCGGTTGGTCGCGGACGAGCTAGCCCCTTCCGCCCGGCCGGGGCAGGTATACGCAGACCTGAGCACCATCGCACCCGGCACCATCGAAACGGTCGCTTCCACGCTCGCAGATGTCGGAGTAGCGGCGGTCAGTGTCTCGATCACGCGCGGCACGCAGGCCGCGGCGGCAGGAGAGCTTGCGCTCTTCGTCAGCCGCGACGAGCCGGCGCTCCGGCCGGCCCTCCAGGCGATCGCCTCCGAGCTGCGGTTCGTCGAGGGACTCGGCGCCGTCAAGGCGCTGAAGATCGCGAACAACATTGTCGTCGCCTGCAGCAACATCGCGATCTGCGAAGCGCTCGTCCTCGGCAAGCTACTCGGCCTCACTCCGCAGGCGATCGCGACGCACCTCGGCGAGCACGGAGCCGAGAGCTGGGTGCTCAGCAACCACATCGTCGCCTTCGTTCTCCCCGGAGATCTTGGGCCTGGCCACTTCAGCACGCTGAACATGGCGAAGGACGTTCGCCTCTTCCTCGAGCTCGCGGATGAGCGCGGAGTCGTGTCACCGATGGCCGGCGTCGCTGCGTCCTGTTATCGCGGGACGATCGCGGCTGGATTCGGCGAGAATTACCACCCGATCGTGATCCGCTGGCTCGAGCGGATCGCGAGCGCAGCCACGAGACTTCGGCCTTTGGCACGATCCGAGGCGGAGGTGCTGGCTCGGATCGCACGGGGTGTTACCGCCGCTCAGGCGATGGCCAGTCTCGACGCGCTCGTCCTGCTTGATCGGTTTGGCATCGATTCGCATTCCGCGGCGGGCCACCTCGCGAAGGGCTCTGCAGGCAACGCCACGCTCGCGTCCGTCGCGCGACACGCTGGCCGCGACCATGGAGCGTACGACCCTGGTGCCTCCTCCGAGGCGCTCCAGGCCATCCTCGAGCTCGCCGAGGAGGCCAGCGCTCCCCTCTTCATGCACGAGGCAGCCCGGACCGCCGCGCTCCTCGCAAGCTCGCTCGATCGCACGTGAGTTCCACGGCGGTGACCTTCGGGCTTGTCCACGGAGGCGCGCACGGCGCGTGGTGTTGGGAACGACTCATCCCCGAGCTCGAGCGTCGCGGTCACCGCGCGATCGCGATGGACCTGCCGTGCGAGGACGAGGGGGCCGGCGCCGCCGAGTACGCGACCGTTGTGGTCGATGCGTTACGCGAATTCGAGGAGCCGGTCGCGCTCGTGGGCCACTCGCTGGCAGGGTTGACGATTCCCCTCGTGGCACACGCTCGCCCCGTGCGTCGCATGATCTTCGTCTGTGGCCTCCTTCCAGAGCCGGGGCTCAGCTTCCGAGACCAGCAAGCGGCAGAGCCGGACATCCTGTTCCCGTACAAGGGCGGGCGAGCCGGCCTGCGCGACCGCTTCTATCACCACTGTGCCCCTGAAGATGCGGACCGGGCGATGGAGCGCATCCGGGACCAGGCTCTCAAGCCCTACGTCGAAGTCACTCCACTAAAGGAGTGGCCGGGCGTTCCAGCCGGCTACGTGCTCTGCACGGAGGATCGCGCCTCCAACCCGGCCTGGAGTCGTCGCGTGGTGCCCGAGCGGCTCGGGATCCGACCAATCGAGCTTGTGGGCTCCGACCATTCTCCGTTCCTGAGCCGGACGAAGGAGCTCGCATGCGTGCTCGAGGACCTGGCGACGAGCTGATGTACGCATCTGCGTGCAACCGTATACTCGCACGGCGCGTGGCTCTCCCTGCGAACGTAAGACTGGTCGCTCGATGAAGGTCTTCCACGCCCTCGCCGAGGCGTTTGTGGCCGAAGGAACCTCGATGGTCTTCACCATGATGGGCGACGCCAACATGCACTGGCTGAACGCCGTCTACGAGCTCGGCGTGCGGATCGTGGACGTCCGGCACGAAGGGGCGGGGTTGGCGATGGCCGACGGCTGGGCCCGTGTGAGGGGCGAGCCCGGGGTGTGTTCGACGACGAGCGGACCGGGGTACGCGCAGCTCGCGACGACGATGGTCGTGGCCAGCCGCGCTCGCTCCCCGCTCGTGGCCTTCTGCGGCGACGTTGCCGTCAGCGACGACGAGAACGCCCAGGTCTTCGACCAGCGGCGCTTCGCCGAGGCGACCGAAGCGAGGTTTGTTCGCCTGTCCTCTGCCGACGACGCGCAGAAGGTAGTCCGGACCGCCTTCTATCGCGCCCGCCTCGAGTCCCGGCCGATCGTGCTCAGCGCGCCCGAGGACATCCAGCAGGAGGAGTTCGACGAGCAGGAGTACGTGGCGTCGTCCTCGTTCTTCCCGCAAGCTCCTCCTGCGCCGAATC from the Actinomycetota bacterium genome contains:
- a CDS encoding alpha/beta fold hydrolase, translated to MTFGLVHGGAHGAWCWERLIPELERRGHRAIAMDLPCEDEGAGAAEYATVVVDALREFEEPVALVGHSLAGLTIPLVAHARPVRRMIFVCGLLPEPGLSFRDQQAAEPDILFPYKGGRAGLRDRFYHHCAPEDADRAMERIRDQALKPYVEVTPLKEWPGVPAGYVLCTEDRASNPAWSRRVVPERLGIRPIELVGSDHSPFLSRTKELACVLEDLATS
- a CDS encoding Zn-ribbon domain-containing OB-fold protein, whose protein sequence is MTGELPRPEPVVSPEARRFWEATGEQRLRLQRCSECAAVVWYPRGICPDCSSSNLDWFEASGRGLVYSFTINHRGTGPYEGIGPYILAYVELEEGPRMLTNIVDCDSEKLRIGQLVEVRFADTGTGTALVRFTPVETVADG
- a CDS encoding MaoC/PaaZ C-terminal domain-containing protein, whose product is MRLSELAEGQELPSREFGPITRTDIVRYQGASGDFNPIHHDEPFAREAGYESVISVGMLQAGYVGTYCVDLFGPESVRELLVRFKDTIAPGDMVTCGGRVSSVEEVAGRDCQVTIELQMQRGAEVCVLTGRATIVSGGSPRN
- the fabG gene encoding 3-oxoacyl-ACP reductase FabG, with product MADLGGRVALVTGGGRGIGAATSRRFGREGAALVLAALESAPGGEVRDEIVATGGRALAVSCDVTSREDVEAAVSRAVGDFGSLDILVTCAGITRDNLIHKLSDEDWDSVIRTHLTGTFLCAQAAQREMVARKRGAMVFLSSGSARGNRGQANYSAAKSGIEGLARTLAIELGRFDIRVNVVAPGFIDTRMTRAIAERTGQDYGEITRAYAERLPLGRVGQADEIASVIAFFCGDDSGYVTGQTLHVRGAP
- a CDS encoding enoyl-CoA hydratase/isomerase family protein, with the protein product MEHVRVEFERGGAVKTIVLDRPEKRNALSPPMFDALVAAFETEPEPDERVVLIRGEGRVFCAGVDLSERIQKGWPQESPLVRLCEAMRVYPLPIVAAMQGDAIAGGAMMTLHCDLIVAAEGARLGMPLSQLGIAPPWILTSRTIDRAGPALGRELVLLGYPISAERLAEHNVVNAVVPHERFAGEVDRVVNRLVRNAPLSLRAVKAALASIGEAGIGTPREGEDALVRAALDSRDAVEGMQARLERREPQFEGR
- a CDS encoding thiolase domain-containing protein; translated protein: MSIRGKAFIAGAFEHPLREIPDASLAQIHADVALGALADAGLSLDDVDGYFCAADAPGFGGISMAEYMGMRPRYVDTTESGGSSYVAHVGHAAAAIAVGKCRVALVTLAGKPRTGGSPPGGSMGDPQAPETSFEVAYGPTTPSLYALAAKRHMHEFGTTSAQLAEIKVTASRHAKHNPNALLQKEVTVEEVLESPMVSDPLHRLDCCVVTDGGGAVVVVAPEIAQALERDCIKILGHGESPKHTDNGRVDLTYTGAVWSGPLAFEEAGTTPKDIDYASIYDSFTITVLETIEDLGFCEKGAGGPYVESGALRAPDGELPLNTDGGGLCNNHPSNRGGMTKIIEAVRQLRDEANPAVQVGDCQLALAHGTGGSLGTRMGSATLILGREDA
- a CDS encoding NAD(P)-dependent oxidoreductase gives rise to the protein MRIAIIGLGAMGQPIARRLAAADALELTLYDVDPARADALAGLGRRATSVADAISDADVILTILPADEHVRLVADELAPSARPGQVYADLSTIAPGTIETVASTLADVGVAAVSVSITRGTQAAAAGELALFVSRDEPALRPALQAIASELRFVEGLGAVKALKIANNIVVACSNIAICEALVLGKLLGLTPQAIATHLGEHGAESWVLSNHIVAFVLPGDLGPGHFSTLNMAKDVRLFLELADERGVVSPMAGVAASCYRGTIAAGFGENYHPIVIRWLERIASAATRLRPLARSEAEVLARIARGVTAAQAMASLDALVLLDRFGIDSHSAAGHLAKGSAGNATLASVARHAGRDHGAYDPGASSEALQAILELAEEASAPLFMHEAARTAALLASSLDRT
- a CDS encoding CoA transferase, translating into MNSERKPPLDGVRVLDLTRFIAGPYCTMLLADQGAEVVKVEPLSGEETRALEPMLGDGNAQVAVYFLRFNRSKKSICLELKSEEGQRLFERLVHEADVLIENFRPGVLERLGFGWSRLRALNERLVYCSITGFGHSESPFRDYAAFTPIVEATAGTLIYRSRDERPTIAGYPVGDIYPAALASAAIAMALYRREADGLGARIDMAMYDAMISMNERAIGMSAMLGDDILPGIAADLGSAPSGVFRARDGFMSISVVGERIWRRFCHAIGREDWLEDERLASGPLRAEHFDSIILPGIEDWLADQDRAGAVRTLTDAGVPAAEVARPAEIAASEQARTRDMIIQYPAPRGVVATVVGNPMRFDDEQRPAAGAAPAPGEHTREVLRSWVGLEDDEIGALLASGVVRQDGGSP
- a CDS encoding MaoC family dehydratase N-terminal domain-containing protein; translation: MTAPDDSTRDASPVATPGNEDGTTNRVLGRFEMMIERGKIREFARATGATHSAYFNDERPPIPPTFLASAALWQPPDVPRPYQALGMDLRRVLHGEQEYRFYGSMPRAGDRLVVEIRVESVNEKDGRRGGTMRLARIVSDFTDETGRLVAQAWSTTIETGASA